The following proteins are encoded in a genomic region of Clostridium kluyveri:
- the asrC gene encoding sulfite reductase subunit C gives MDINTKGLKKNAFRVTKERGKTAIRIRVPGGHMEAKYFEILQKVAEEYGNGTVHITIRQGFEIPGIDMKDIPKINEIIQPVIEGLEINQVDPNTGYASSGTRNVSACIGNMVCPFANYNTSAFAKKIEKAIFPNDRHVKIALTGCPNDCIKTRMQDFGIIGMTEPQYDSYRCIGCQACVKNCKKRSTGALTFENFKVVRDHQKCIGCGECVGKCPTGAWTRSDEKYFKLVIMGRTGKKNPRLAKDFAKWIDEESIIKIILNTYDYIEEYIDKDAPLGKEHIGYIVDRTGYHEFKKWALKDVKLRNKVEIQENINW, from the coding sequence ATAGATATTAATACAAAAGGCCTTAAAAAGAATGCATTTAGGGTAACTAAAGAAAGAGGAAAAACTGCAATAAGAATAAGAGTTCCAGGCGGTCATATGGAAGCAAAATACTTTGAAATACTACAAAAAGTTGCTGAGGAATATGGTAATGGAACTGTTCATATAACTATCAGACAAGGATTTGAAATACCTGGAATAGATATGAAGGATATTCCTAAGATAAATGAAATTATTCAGCCTGTAATAGAAGGATTAGAGATAAATCAGGTAGATCCAAATACAGGATATGCCTCCTCCGGTACAAGAAATGTATCTGCATGTATAGGAAATATGGTATGTCCTTTTGCTAATTATAACACTTCCGCATTTGCAAAGAAGATAGAAAAGGCTATTTTCCCTAACGATCGTCATGTTAAAATTGCCTTAACTGGATGTCCAAATGATTGTATAAAAACTAGAATGCAGGACTTTGGAATTATAGGAATGACTGAACCACAATATGACAGCTACAGATGCATAGGCTGCCAAGCTTGTGTTAAGAACTGTAAGAAAAGATCCACAGGAGCACTAACATTTGAAAATTTTAAGGTTGTGAGAGATCACCAAAAGTGTATTGGCTGTGGAGAATGTGTTGGGAAATGCCCAACAGGTGCATGGACAAGAAGTGATGAAAAATACTTTAAGCTAGTCATAATGGGAAGGACAGGAAAGAAAAATCCAAGACTTGCTAAGGACTTTGCTAAATGGATAGATGAAGAGAGTATAATAAAAATTATTTTAAATACTTATGATTATATAGAAGAATATATTGATAAAGATGCGCCATTAGGAAAAGAACATATTGGATATATTGTAGATAGAACCGGATATCATGAATTTAAGAAATGGGCATTAAAAGATGTAAAACTAAGGAATAAAGTTGAGATACAAGAAAATATTAATTGGTAA
- a CDS encoding Crp/Fnr family transcriptional regulator, translating to MIKSYIEIIKDSPLFYGIKKEELLYLLQCLTPKIHSFSKNECIVNSGESIDRFGIVLEGEATILKENSKGNRVIISVVKKGDLFGEMLVFSSRKIWPATVRVQNTCKVLFLTNSDLIARCGKMCPWHNAMLQNFMNVISDKALLLNKKVEYLSIKSIRGKICSYLSEQYQNTKNNTIILPLKRNELADFLNVSRPSMSREMCKMRDEGIIDFHLSTFKIKDIQALKSFCEY from the coding sequence ATGATAAAATCATATATTGAAATAATAAAAGATTCTCCTTTATTTTACGGCATAAAAAAAGAAGAACTCCTTTACTTGTTACAATGCTTAACTCCTAAAATACATAGTTTTAGCAAAAATGAATGTATAGTAAATTCGGGTGAGTCAATTGACAGGTTTGGTATAGTTTTAGAAGGGGAAGCAACTATTCTCAAAGAAAACTCCAAAGGAAATAGAGTTATTATTTCTGTAGTAAAAAAAGGAGATTTATTTGGGGAAATGTTGGTATTTTCAAGTCGTAAAATATGGCCGGCAACAGTGAGAGTACAAAACACTTGCAAAGTTTTATTTCTTACAAACTCAGACCTTATAGCTAGATGTGGAAAGATGTGTCCATGGCATAACGCAATGCTGCAAAATTTTATGAACGTAATATCAGATAAAGCCTTATTATTGAATAAGAAAGTTGAATACCTTTCGATTAAAAGTATACGGGGCAAAATATGTTCATATTTGTCGGAACAATATCAAAATACCAAAAACAATACTATAATTTTGCCCTTAAAGCGCAACGAACTCGCTGATTTTTTAAATGTATCAAGACCATCTATGTCAAGGGAGATGTGCAAAATGAGAGATGAGGGCATAATTGATTTTCACTTGTCTACATTTAAAATAAAGGATATTCAAGCCTTGAAGAGCTTTTGCGAATATTAA
- the hcp gene encoding hydroxylamine reductase, with amino-acid sequence MSNMFCFQCQETAGGKGCTVKGVCGKTADVAKAQDLLVYVTKGLAVVSNEGRKVGVIDANVDKYITESLFATITNANFDREVLLNRVKETLKLRQELKDKVIKAGGQLGETKGISGIFKKLLKTASSEITITDAAVWSADNISEFDAKAEQVGVLATKNEDIRSLRELIVYGLKGLSAYMKHAMNLGYNDVEVHGFMAKALAATLDDSLSVDDLVGLSLEAGKYGVTAMALLDKANTETYGNPEITKVNIGVRNNPGILISGHDLRDLQMLLDQTKGTGVDVYTHGEMLAGQYYPAFKKYAHFAGNYGNAWWKQGEEFEKFNGVILMTTNCVIPPKNSYKNRLFTTGATAVPGCRHIEADEAGNKDFSELIAMAKKCSAPTEIEKGEIVGGFAHNQVLALADKVVDAVKTGAIKRFFVMAGCDGRAKSRNYYTEFAEKLPKDTVILTAGCAKYKYNKLELGDIGGIPRVLDAGQCNDSYSLVVIALKLKEVFGLDDVNKLPISYNIAWYEQKAVIVLLALLHLGVKNIHLGPTLPAFLSPNVAKVLVENFKIAGIGTADEDLKLFLE; translated from the coding sequence ATGTCAAATATGTTTTGTTTTCAATGTCAGGAAACTGCAGGGGGAAAGGGATGTACTGTAAAAGGTGTATGCGGGAAAACCGCAGATGTAGCAAAAGCTCAGGATTTACTAGTTTATGTAACAAAGGGATTGGCAGTAGTGAGTAATGAAGGAAGAAAAGTTGGAGTAATTGATGCTAATGTGGACAAGTATATAACGGAAAGCTTATTTGCTACAATTACTAATGCTAATTTTGATAGAGAAGTACTTTTAAATAGAGTAAAGGAAACTTTAAAATTAAGACAAGAATTAAAAGATAAGGTTATAAAAGCTGGTGGACAACTTGGAGAAACTAAAGGTATTAGTGGGATATTTAAAAAGTTATTAAAAACGGCATCAAGTGAAATCACTATTACTGATGCAGCAGTATGGTCAGCTGATAATATTAGTGAATTTGATGCTAAGGCTGAGCAAGTTGGGGTATTGGCAACTAAAAATGAGGATATAAGGAGCTTAAGAGAACTTATAGTATATGGTCTTAAAGGCCTATCAGCATATATGAAGCATGCTATGAACTTAGGATATAATGATGTAGAGGTTCATGGATTTATGGCTAAAGCGCTGGCTGCTACATTGGATGATTCATTATCAGTAGATGATTTAGTTGGGCTTTCATTAGAAGCAGGAAAGTACGGTGTTACTGCTATGGCTTTACTTGATAAGGCTAATACGGAAACCTATGGAAATCCTGAAATTACAAAAGTTAATATTGGAGTTAGAAATAATCCGGGGATACTGATTTCTGGCCATGATTTGAGGGATCTTCAAATGCTATTAGATCAGACAAAAGGAACAGGAGTAGATGTTTATACTCACGGCGAAATGCTTGCAGGACAGTATTACCCAGCGTTTAAGAAGTATGCTCACTTTGCAGGAAATTATGGAAATGCATGGTGGAAGCAGGGAGAAGAGTTTGAAAAATTCAATGGAGTAATTTTAATGACTACAAACTGTGTAATCCCTCCAAAAAATTCATATAAGAATAGATTATTCACCACAGGGGCAACTGCTGTACCAGGCTGCAGGCATATTGAAGCAGATGAAGCTGGAAATAAGGATTTTTCAGAATTAATTGCTATGGCTAAAAAATGCAGTGCTCCAACTGAAATAGAAAAAGGAGAAATTGTGGGTGGATTTGCTCACAATCAAGTATTGGCTCTTGCTGATAAGGTTGTAGATGCTGTTAAAACTGGTGCAATAAAGAGATTTTTTGTAATGGCTGGTTGTGATGGTAGAGCAAAATCAAGAAACTACTATACTGAATTTGCAGAAAAGCTGCCTAAGGATACAGTTATATTAACTGCAGGATGTGCAAAATACAAATATAACAAATTGGAACTTGGAGATATCGGTGGAATACCAAGAGTACTTGATGCAGGCCAGTGTAATGATTCATATTCGCTAGTTGTAATTGCATTAAAGCTTAAGGAAGTGTTCGGATTGGATGATGTTAATAAACTTCCAATATCCTATAATATAGCATGGTATGAGCAAAAAGCTGTAATAGTATTATTGGCATTATTACACCTTGGAGTTAAGAACATTCACCTAGGACCAACGCTTCCAGCTTTTCTTTCACCAAATGTGGCTAAAGTTCTAGTAGAAAATTTTAAAATAGCGGGAATTGGAACTGCTGATGAAGATTTAAAACTATTTTTAGAATAA
- a CDS encoding DUF2975 domain-containing protein — protein sequence MKHSSTLFLKIAVFIIGTPVLALCIFCLPGIAARGAAAHPETAFLQYPFLISAYITVTPFFVALYQTLKFLSYIDQNKAFSELSVRALKYIKYCVMVISILIVVGMISGVILIAGKGEDITGFISLGLMPIFASMVIAVFAAVLQRLLKDAIDIKLDNDLMI from the coding sequence ATGAAACATAGTTCAACACTCTTTTTAAAGATAGCTGTTTTTATTATCGGAACTCCAGTTCTTGCTTTGTGTATATTTTGCTTGCCCGGGATAGCCGCTAGAGGTGCAGCAGCGCATCCAGAGACTGCCTTCTTGCAGTATCCCTTTTTGATAAGTGCGTATATAACGGTAACACCATTTTTCGTTGCCTTATATCAGACTTTAAAATTTTTAAGTTATATTGACCAGAACAAAGCCTTCTCGGAATTATCTGTTAGAGCTTTGAAGTATATAAAATACTGTGTAATGGTCATCAGTATCTTGATTGTAGTAGGAATGATATCCGGAGTTATATTGATTGCAGGTAAAGGTGAAGACATAACAGGTTTTATAAGCTTGGGATTAATGCCCATTTTTGCTTCAATGGTGATTGCAGTCTTTGCTGCTGTTCTTCAGAGGCTTTTAAAAGATGCCATTGATATAAAATTAGATAATGATTTAATGATATGA
- a CDS encoding FAD-binding protein has translation MYDIAIVGSGPAGANLARLIGDKYKVLLIDKRDLESDNPKNLANKCCGGLLAPDAQKIIAKLGLGIPKDILVNPQLFAVRTIDLTNNLERLYQRFYFNMDRNKFDRWLVSILPAKVDKKFNSFFKNFVQIPGGYEIRYTYNGQEISAKTRVIVGADGASSKLRKSISKNINIPEKYISIQEWFEFPHHIPYFTAIFDEEISDFYSWIIPKENYLLLGSALRPRENTREKYDILKTKLTQIGFNFDKRIKTEGAYIYRPKKVSQFYIGRDSIALVGEAAGAISPSSAEGISYALKSSLYLAQSLEEGIDGFLDRYNQGVRDIKLNLLIKNLKSPAMYNPLLRQLAMKSGLQSIN, from the coding sequence ATGTATGATATTGCCATTGTAGGGTCAGGCCCCGCAGGGGCTAACCTTGCACGACTAATCGGAGATAAATATAAGGTTTTATTAATAGATAAACGGGATCTAGAAAGTGATAATCCTAAAAATCTTGCAAATAAGTGCTGCGGAGGATTACTAGCCCCCGATGCTCAGAAAATAATTGCAAAGTTGGGTTTGGGGATACCTAAAGATATTCTAGTTAATCCGCAACTTTTTGCTGTAAGAACCATTGATCTAACTAATAATCTTGAAAGGCTATATCAGAGATTCTATTTTAATATGGATAGGAATAAATTTGATAGATGGCTAGTTTCCATACTTCCAGCTAAAGTTGATAAAAAGTTTAACTCCTTTTTTAAAAACTTTGTTCAAATACCAGGAGGATATGAAATTAGATATACTTATAATGGACAAGAGATATCTGCAAAGACAAGAGTTATTGTAGGTGCTGATGGTGCCTCTTCGAAGTTAAGGAAGTCTATTAGTAAAAATATAAATATTCCTGAGAAGTACATCTCAATTCAAGAATGGTTTGAATTTCCACATCATATACCCTATTTCACAGCAATTTTTGATGAAGAAATAAGCGATTTCTACTCTTGGATAATACCAAAGGAGAATTATCTATTATTAGGGTCAGCCCTTAGACCTAGGGAGAATACTAGGGAAAAGTATGACATATTGAAAACAAAACTAACACAGATAGGCTTTAATTTTGATAAAAGAATAAAAACAGAGGGTGCATATATCTATAGGCCTAAGAAGGTATCACAGTTTTATATAGGAAGGGATAGTATAGCCCTAGTTGGAGAAGCTGCAGGTGCGATTAGCCCTAGCTCTGCAGAAGGAATCAGCTACGCATTAAAAAGCTCTTTATATTTAGCTCAGAGTCTTGAAGAGGGAATAGATGGATTTTTGGATAGATATAATCAGGGGGTAAGGGATATCAAGTTAAATTTACTGATTAAAAATTTAAAATCTCCAGCTATGTATAATCCATTACTTAGACAGTTAGCTATGAAATCAGGTCTGCAAAGTATTAATTAG
- a CDS encoding biotin transporter BioY, with translation MRNTRNLILVAVFAALTAIGAFIRIPIPYVPFTLQYLFCALAGVILGSKLGALSQIVYVVIGLVGVPVFTEGGGFNYIFKPTFGYLIGFIIAAYVIGKIRENIKELTFIKAIFMLLSGLFFIYLFGVVYLYISYNLYLGKNISFYFAFFYGFVVCIAGDLVLTIFTAYISTKILPALRKSGHINI, from the coding sequence ATGAGAAATACGAGAAATTTAATTTTAGTAGCTGTGTTTGCAGCTTTAACAGCAATTGGAGCATTTATTAGGATACCAATACCATATGTGCCTTTTACTCTGCAATATCTATTTTGTGCTTTAGCTGGTGTAATTTTAGGCTCAAAACTAGGGGCTTTATCACAAATAGTTTATGTTGTTATTGGACTTGTTGGTGTACCTGTCTTTACTGAAGGAGGTGGTTTTAATTATATATTTAAACCTACCTTTGGGTATCTTATAGGCTTTATTATAGCGGCTTATGTCATAGGTAAAATAAGAGAAAATATTAAGGAGCTAACTTTTATTAAGGCAATATTTATGCTGCTTTCAGGTTTGTTCTTTATATATTTATTTGGAGTGGTATATTTGTACATTAGTTATAATTTATATTTAGGGAAAAACATTTCCTTTTATTTTGCATTTTTTTATGGTTTTGTAGTTTGCATAGCTGGAGATTTGGTACTAACGATATTTACGGCCTATATTTCAACAAAAATATTACCTGCATTAAGAAAAAGTGGACATATTAATATATGA
- the bioD gene encoding dethiobiotin synthase, giving the protein MAKGIFIVGTDTDIGKTVVTAGLMHVLRSRGYNAVYFKAALSGVLKIDNEFIPGDTKLVSDVSKLEEPYENITPYVYRTGVSPHLAARLENNPMNLDIIREKYAYLRKKYDFIIAEGSGGIVCPLIDDGRGVYIIGNLIKDLNMSVIIVASAGLGTINHTVLTAKYIENLGIKIKGIIINKYEESLFYDDNIKMIEKITKLPIIAKLKNIKDMNDNEIEAIRIHSEKAFSAENIIEHMEQL; this is encoded by the coding sequence ATGGCTAAGGGTATATTTATAGTTGGGACAGATACTGATATTGGTAAGACTGTTGTAACTGCTGGACTTATGCATGTTTTGAGGAGCAGGGGCTATAATGCTGTTTACTTTAAAGCAGCCCTAAGTGGTGTTTTAAAAATAGACAATGAATTTATTCCTGGCGATACTAAGCTTGTAAGTGATGTGAGTAAATTAGAAGAACCCTATGAAAATATCACACCTTATGTTTATAGGACTGGAGTATCTCCTCACCTTGCAGCAAGGTTGGAAAATAATCCTATGAATTTAGATATAATAAGAGAAAAGTATGCTTATTTAAGGAAAAAGTATGATTTCATAATTGCTGAGGGCAGTGGTGGAATAGTGTGTCCATTGATAGATGATGGAAGAGGAGTATATATCATTGGAAATCTTATTAAGGATTTAAATATGAGCGTTATTATTGTGGCAAGTGCTGGGCTTGGAACAATAAATCATACAGTGCTTACAGCAAAATATATAGAAAACTTAGGGATTAAAATCAAAGGCATTATAATAAACAAATATGAAGAAAGTTTATTTTATGATGATAATATTAAAATGATAGAAAAAATCACTAAACTACCTATTATAGCAAAGCTTAAAAATATAAAGGATATGAATGATAACGAGATAGAAGCTATAAGAATACATTCTGAAAAAGCTTTTAGTGCTGAGAATATAATAGAGCATATGGAACAATTATAA
- the bioA gene encoding adenosylmethionine--8-amino-7-oxononanoate transaminase — MNDYVKRDLKYIWHPCGQMKDYEEFNPIVIEKGEGVWLYDIEGNRYLDCVSSWWTNTLGHSNKRINKTIKKQIDNIEHVIFANFSNKPAIDLSEKLVNITPDRLRKVFFSDNGSSAVEIALKMSFHYHMQKGNTKKKRFMTLSDAYHGETLGALSVCDIDEYNKIYNPLLLDTIRVEGPDCYRCRYSCTRDNCNAECFADMEKFMEEKHDETSAVIIEPMVQGAAGMKIYSPNYLEKLRKICDKYNVHLIADEIAVGFGRTGEMFACNHAQISPDFMCLSKGISAGYMPMSVVMTTDEIYNCFYGDYNERKAFLHSHTYAGNAMSCAIALESLKIFEEDNIIENNRKKGKLIKKLTLEKAKVSKHIGEVRNIGMITAVEIVKDKFTKKNYPWEMRIGYEIYKIALSNGLLLRPIGNVLYFIPPYIINEEEIKFMVNKCFQSIEEYFIENKL, encoded by the coding sequence ATGAATGACTATGTAAAAAGAGATTTAAAATACATATGGCATCCTTGTGGACAGATGAAGGATTATGAGGAATTTAATCCTATAGTTATAGAAAAGGGAGAAGGGGTTTGGCTTTATGATATTGAGGGAAATAGATATTTAGACTGTGTATCATCTTGGTGGACAAACACCTTGGGTCACAGCAATAAAAGAATTAACAAGACTATAAAAAAACAGATAGATAATATTGAACATGTTATATTTGCAAATTTTTCGAATAAGCCTGCAATAGATTTATCAGAAAAGCTGGTAAATATAACGCCAGATAGGCTAAGGAAAGTATTTTTTTCTGATAATGGCTCTTCAGCAGTAGAAATAGCTTTAAAGATGAGTTTCCATTATCATATGCAAAAGGGAAACACTAAAAAGAAAAGATTTATGACTTTGAGCGATGCATACCATGGAGAAACTTTAGGTGCTTTGTCCGTTTGTGATATTGATGAGTACAATAAGATATACAACCCTCTTCTTTTAGATACTATAAGAGTAGAGGGGCCAGATTGTTATAGGTGTAGATATAGCTGTACTAGAGATAATTGTAATGCAGAGTGCTTTGCAGATATGGAAAAGTTTATGGAAGAAAAACATGATGAAACAAGTGCTGTAATAATTGAACCAATGGTTCAAGGAGCCGCAGGCATGAAGATATATTCACCTAATTATTTAGAGAAGCTGCGTAAAATCTGTGATAAATACAACGTACATCTTATTGCAGATGAGATTGCAGTTGGTTTTGGTAGAACTGGAGAGATGTTTGCTTGTAATCATGCCCAAATAAGTCCAGACTTTATGTGCCTTTCAAAAGGAATTTCTGCAGGGTATATGCCTATGTCCGTGGTTATGACAACAGATGAAATATATAATTGTTTCTATGGTGATTATAATGAACGAAAAGCATTTCTTCACAGTCATACCTATGCAGGTAATGCCATGAGTTGTGCCATTGCTTTAGAAAGTTTAAAAATATTCGAAGAGGATAATATTATTGAGAACAATCGAAAAAAAGGTAAGTTAATAAAAAAACTTACATTGGAAAAGGCAAAAGTATCAAAACATATAGGTGAAGTTAGAAACATAGGTATGATAACAGCGGTTGAAATAGTAAAAGATAAATTCACCAAAAAAAACTATCCTTGGGAGATGAGAATAGGATATGAGATTTATAAGATTGCTCTTAGCAATGGGTTATTATTAAGACCTATTGGAAATGTTCTTTATTTTATTCCTCCATATATTATTAATGAAGAGGAAATAAAATTTATGGTAAATAAATGCTTCCAAAGTATAGAAGAGTATTTTATAGAAAATAAATTATAA
- a CDS encoding CotS family spore coat protein, with product MDLLSEENVKEHVLPKYNMANADITRIKFKDTNKQRAVYKISHLNKNYCLKKVYFDEENLLFVYSAIEWLFRNHINVPRILPTIHKERFVKYNNMLFILTPWIDGIKCDYDNSSHLFSTTLNLAKMHNRSKNFIPIDKSYKRINFQNIYTSFEKHFRQLLNCSNLSFRYQDKFSKLFLKNFEVNSTLAEIALTVSSTINYNNLTTSLCHLDYVNKNIIFDNNNKIWVIDFDKCSIDYCSHDLSYFLRRFLKRNNINWDLNTAIKCLSLYEEVSSLTLDDYKYIISYLSFPQKFWKISRDYYNNITKCNMSSFFYLLKKASNNTINQLEFTIGLGKYTEKKFNTTIN from the coding sequence ATACAATATGGCAAATGCAGATATAACCAGAATTAAATTTAAAGACACAAACAAACAAAGAGCAGTGTATAAAATATCCCATTTAAATAAAAATTATTGCTTAAAAAAAGTATACTTTGACGAAGAAAATTTGCTCTTTGTATACTCTGCAATAGAATGGCTATTTAGAAACCACATAAATGTTCCGAGAATATTGCCTACAATTCACAAGGAACGCTTTGTAAAATACAATAATATGCTTTTCATATTAACACCCTGGATAGATGGTATAAAATGCGATTATGACAACAGTTCCCACTTGTTTAGCACTACTTTAAACCTAGCAAAAATGCACAATAGATCTAAAAACTTTATTCCAATAGATAAAAGTTATAAAAGAATTAATTTTCAAAATATATATACATCCTTTGAAAAACATTTTAGACAACTTTTAAATTGTTCAAATTTGTCTTTCAGATATCAAGACAAATTTTCTAAATTATTTTTAAAGAATTTTGAAGTCAACTCCACCTTAGCAGAAATAGCACTTACAGTATCTTCTACTATAAACTATAATAATTTAACGACTTCCCTTTGTCACTTAGATTATGTAAATAAAAATATAATATTCGATAATAACAATAAAATTTGGGTAATAGATTTTGATAAATGCAGCATAGATTATTGCTCTCATGATTTATCTTACTTCTTAAGAAGATTTCTAAAGAGAAATAATATCAATTGGGATTTAAATACAGCTATAAAATGCTTATCTCTTTACGAAGAAGTCTCTAGTTTAACTTTGGACGATTATAAGTATATCATTTCTTACTTATCCTTTCCTCAAAAATTTTGGAAAATATCCAGAGACTACTATAATAATATAACAAAATGCAACATGAGTTCTTTTTTTTATTTATTAAAAAAAGCTTCTAATAATACTATTAATCAATTAGAATTTACAATAGGCCTTGGAAAATATACAGAAAAAAAATTTAACACCACAATTAATTAA